CCGCTGCCGGTTCCTACTGCGTCGGTCTGTGCTGCTGCTCGAACGAGCTGTGGATCTTGTTGAACACGCCGTACAATCCGCCGGTCTTCTCGAATTTTGATTTCGTTCCCGGCTGCATCAACTGCGACGGCAATGAGTGCTCGCCCGGCAGCGGCGACGTGATTTGGGAAATCCGTCAAGGCGGCGATTTGAATTGGTACCTCGTGCTGTGCATTGCTCCGGACGCTGGTTTGGAAATCCCGCCGGGTGAAGATGCTTATGCCGGTTGTTTCTGCATCACGATCGACGGTATTCTCCCTGTCGAGATGGCTTCGTTTGACGCCGTTGGCTTGGACAATGCGGTGCAGGTGAACTGGTCGACGGCGACGGAGCAGGCGGTTAGCCACTTCGTTCTGGAACGTTCGACCGATATGGAAAACTGGAGCACGACGGCTCAAGTTCAGGCTCGCGGCGAAAGCTCGTCTGAATCGCGTTACAGCTTCACCGATGAGAACGTGACCAACGGCACGACCTACAACTATCGTTTGACGGTTGTGGATCTGGACGGCAGCAGCACTGTGAATTCGCAAATCGCAAGCGCCACGCCGAACGCCGCCGCCACGGTAAACAGCTACTCGCTGGCTCAAAACTATCCGAACCCGTTCAACCCCGAAACGAACATCAGTTACAACTTGGCGAATGCCGCCAACGTGACGCTGAAGGTCTACACGGTGACGGGCGAAGAAGTTGCCACGTTGGTGAGCGAAGCTCAGAACGCCGGATCGCACACGGTCAGCTTCAATGCTTCGTCGCTGCCCAGCGGTGTTTACTTCTATCGTTTGAACGCGGATAACTTCACCGCGACCCGTAAGATGTTGCTGCTGAAATAAGCGGATTTCAGCTTCGAAAAAAAGAGCGGGCTCTCCGAAGGGAGAGCCCGCTTTGTATTTCAACGACTAAAGTGACTACCTGAGAACCAACGTCAGTGCGCCTCGCTGCATGACCCGGTAAAGAGTCAAAGCCATTTCCCTGTCCGTTTGGACTTCGTAGTCGGCGCCTCCAAATCCGCTGAAAATCAGACCCAAGCGTTGGCGGAACGAAACCGTCGGTTTCACCGGGTCGTTTTCGGGCAGCGAATAGACTTGCAGCGTGGGACCGTTGCGCCACTTGACTTCAAACGAAACAGGGATCTCGCGTTGGAGCAAAGAGGGAGCCATATCGAGTGCGTCACTGACAATCTTAAGCAGAGAGTCAGGGAATCGCGGTTCATATTCGAGCAATCGAACTGACTCGACGCTGAATACCAATTCCGAATCCGGTTTGAAGTCTCGAGTCATACGTTCGATATCGAGCGGCTTCGTACCGGAGTCTTCTTTCATGACCCAGACATTGGCATTTCCAAGTTTCATGGACAGGCTTGATTGCCCGGCGTCAAAAACAAGATACGGTGTATTCGATTTAATCAGTTCGCTTTGCGCGGACAAGACTCGCCACTCGTGCAATAGCGAATCCTCTTGTGCCGCTGCAGGCAAGGCCGCCGTAAAGACGGCCAAGGTAAACAATAACGACTTACAGGACATAGACACCCGTTCCAATCGGAACTCGATCATAGAAATACTTCAAGTCGTCCGAACCGAGTCGCACGCAGCCGTGACTCACGGACATTCCAAGCAGTCTTTCATACAACGTACCGTGAATAAAATAACCGTCGCCGAATCCGAGAGCATAGTCACCCATAACATTAGGATCGAGACGGTCGGAATTGCTCGCCGGAGGAGCTTCACCTTCTTCGATAAAGGCCCAGTCAGGTTTTCTCCACCACGGCTCGACGATTTTATTCTTGATGGAAAACACACCGCTGGGAGTATGGAACACCCATTTCTTGCCTGACTTCGGATCGGTCAATTCTCCGCCCGAACCCGTGGAACACACGGCTTTGAACATCACGGAATCGGCAGTGCGGAGATAAGCGTTGTTCGTATGCGGGTTGATGACGATGTATTTGCCTTTGGGGGCCG
This region of Calditrichota bacterium genomic DNA includes:
- a CDS encoding L,D-transpeptidase, which translates into the protein MIRLVIYLVLAMAVAVGVLFALAEKPVTIDPPAALAQIDSVVAAVPDEKNVAKEIKKLRKEIDKAAPKGKYIVINPHTNNAYLRTADSVMFKAVCSTGSGGELTDPKSGKKWVFHTPSGVFSIKNKIVEPWWRKPDWAFIEEGEAPPASNSDRLDPNVMGDYALGFGDGYFIHGTLYERLLGMSVSHGCVRLGSDDLKYFYDRVPIGTGVYVL
- a CDS encoding T9SS type A sorting domain-containing protein, coding for MKTLKFFVLSMMLVAMCASTAQAAIGWAGQIWPTSGQTYLPTDNIGVYVQVWKDLCTSDPGPCADIEGWLYYKTASAADYDSVMLSFNVDIGSNDEWTANIPSSATNGGEDELFYVRLHDMSDDTWYEGAMDQANNNPPFTLHIQDGTSQDVAVTFRVDMNCVNPALTAGGVFFTGSFLGWSMCNPFGAMQDTDLDGIWEGTFVFPGGSNANIEYKFQTNDGAACYWECGGNRLATIDDNEPTQVLDLQVYCCETWGPGEISAAGSYCVGLCCCSNELWILLNTPYNPPVFSNFDFVPGCINCDGNECSPGSGDVIWEIRQGGDLNWYLVLCIAPDAGLEIPPGEDAYAGCFCITIDGILPVEMASFDAVGLDNAVQVNWSTATEQAVSHFVLERSTDMENWSTTAQVQARGESSSESRYSFTDENVTNGTTYNYRLTVVDLDGSSTVNSQIASATPNAAATVNSYSLAQNYPNPFNPETNISYNLANAANVTLKVYTVTGEEVATLVSEAQNAGSHTVSFNASSLPSGVYFYRLNADNFTATRKMLLLK